Genomic window (Megamonas funiformis):
ATGTTGATAAAAACATCGTTCTTTTTATATGAAAGCATGATAATTTATTATTGTGTTTACAAAAAAATTATGATATAATGCTTAACGGTGTAAAAAACGCACACATTCCGATTTTGTACTGTGTCCTAGTTAGATATACCTTATTGGTACGCTGATAAGAATATCTAAAAGGGTTAAAACAAAGCTAAAGAATGTGGAGGAAAAAATAACAGGAGGTGCACCATCATGGCAGTTATTTCCATGAAACAATTATTAGAAGCAGGCGTTCATTTCGGTCATCAGACTAGACGTTGGAACCCTAAAATGGCTCCATACATTTTCACAGAACGCAATGGTATTTACATTATCGATTTACAGAAAACTGTAAAAAAAGTTGACGAAGCTTATGATTTCTTACGTAGCGTTGCTGAAGAAGGCAAAAGCATTCTTTTCGTAGGTACTAAAAAACAGGCTCAAGAAGCTGTTAAAGAAGAAGCTTTAAAATCCGGCATGTTCTATGTTAACGAAAGATGGCTCGGTGGTATGATGACTAACTTCGCTACTATCCGTAAAAGCATCAATCGTTTAAAAGAACTTGAAGCTATGGAAGAAGATGGAACTTTTGAAGTTCTTAGCAAAAAAGAAGTTCTTGCTTTAAAACGTGAACAAGAAAAACTTGAAAAATCTCTTGGCGGTATTAAAGACATGGAAGAATTACCAGGCGCTT
Coding sequences:
- the rpsB gene encoding 30S ribosomal protein S2; this encodes MAVISMKQLLEAGVHFGHQTRRWNPKMAPYIFTERNGIYIIDLQKTVKKVDEAYDFLRSVAEEGKSILFVGTKKQAQEAVKEEALKSGMFYVNERWLGGMMTNFATIRKSINRLKELEAMEEDGTFEVLSKKEVLALKREQEKLEKSLGGIKDMEELPGALFIVDPRKERIAVAEAKKLNIPIVAIVDTNCDPDEIDYVIPGNDDAIRAVKLLTSRMADAVIEGRQGEAGEVVEVATSEDAE